The segment CGCAGGCATCCGAGGATCTGGCGCGGCGCACCGAAGCCAATGCGGCGAGCCTGGAAGAGACGGCGGCCGCGATCACCCAAATGGATGGTCGCCTGAAGACGACGGCGATTGCTGCGACCGAGACCGTCTCGCGGGCAGATGGCGCGACCGCGACGGTGGGCAGTGGTCGCGAGACGACCGATGCCGCGGTGGTGGCGATGACGCGCGTCGCCGAGAGCGCGAAGGGGATCGACAGCGTTATCGAGGGCCTCGACAAGATCGCGTTTCAGACGCGCGTGCTGGCGATGAACGCGGCGGTGGAGGCCGGCCGGGCGGGCGAGGCGGGCCGGGGTTTCGCCGTCGTCGCCGATCTGGTTTCGGCGCTGGCGATGCGCGCGGAGGAGGAGGCCGGTCGTGCCCGCGATCAGCTGACCGCGACGCAGACCGATATCGTCGCGGCGGTCGGTATGGTGCAGAAGGTGGACGCGGCGCTTGCCGTGATCGCGGCCGATGTCGATGAAGTGCACGGTCTGTTGTCCGGCATGGCGTCGGACAATCAGGCCCAATCGACTGCGGTCACGCAAATTTCGTCCGCGGTCGGTACAATGGACCAGTCGACCCAGCAGAATGCCGCGATGGTGGAGCAGACTTCGGCTGCGGCACGCAATCTCTCAGGCGAAGTCCAGGCGCTGATGACGCAGGCGCATCGGTTCGATGTCGGGGCTCGTCACGCCGCGCCCAAGGTAGCGGCGCGCGTCGCCCCGCCCAGCGGCTATGTCTCGCCGGTCAAGCCGATGCCCGCCGCCGCGCGCGCAACGGCATCGGCCGGTGCCGGCGATTGGGCGTCGTTCTGAACCGCGACGTATCGCGGCATAGAAAAGGCGCCCGGGCCGAAGCCCGGGCGCCCCGTCGCGGCGCCTAAGGGAGGGGACGCCGCGCGCTCGCAGATGGGGTTATGCTGCGTTGGCCGTGCGATGGTCGATCGCGGCCGGCTCGCTGCCGGTACCCACCTGGATCTTCTTGGGCTTCATCGCCTCGGGCACCTCGCGCAATAGCTCGATCGTCAGCAGGCCGTCGGCCAGGTTCGCATTCTCTACCCGCACGAAATCGGCGAGTTCGAAGCGGCGCTCGAAGCTGCGGTTGGCGATGCCCAGGTGCAAATAATTGCCCTGGTTGTTCTCATTCTCCCCGGCCTTCTTGCCGGACACCAGCAGCAGGTTCTGCTGCGCGGTGATGTCGATCTCGTCCGGCTTGAAGCCGGCCACCGCGATGGTGATGCGATAGCGGTCTTCGGCAAGTCGTTCGAGGTTGAAGGGGGGGTAATTTTCCGACGTCGCCTGACGGGCACTGGCTTC is part of the Sphingomonas sp. genome and harbors:
- a CDS encoding Hsp20 family protein, translated to MRQLDFTPFRRSAIGFDRLFDMLEASARQATSENYPPFNLERLAEDRYRITIAVAGFKPDEIDITAQQNLLLVSGKKAGENENNQGNYLHLGIANRSFERRFELADFVRVENANLADGLLTIELLREVPEAMKPKKIQVGTGSEPAAIDHRTANAA